The window CATTTCAGGGGCAAGCACCAACGACTATTTCATGGGATCTGATTTCACCTATGACGATATGGGCGACCGCAACGTGGATGAAGATGACCACACACTGCTGGGCGAAGAGACATTGAACGGCCAGGCGTGCTGGAAAATCAAATCCATACCCAAAGAGGACGACTCGCTCTATGACGAAAAAATCATCTGGGTCTCCCGGGCCGCCCGTAAAACAATCAAGGCTGAATATTACGACGCCCAGGGCCTGATCAAGACATTTACCGTGGAAGATTTCCATGAGCACCAGGGATTCTGGACCATATTCAAAATGAAGATGGAAAATCACCGGGAACAGCACACCACCCTGATGACCTTGTCCGATGTGACGTACAACACCGGCGTGGATGACGGTTTTTTCAGCGTGAACACCATATCCCGGGGACATCTGCGGTGAATATGATTTCTGCGGTCATTTTCAGCCTGGCCGTACTGCTGGTCCAGGTTTTGCCGGGACCCCGGTCCCTGATGGCCATGGACACCGAATTTTCAGGTTTCCTGGAGACCCGCCACAACGTCCAGGTCAAATCTCCCAACGATATTCTGGCCTCGGAAACCCTGGCCCGCCTGGAACTGACCGCCGTCCAGGGAGGTTTTACGGCCTTTGGAGCGGTCAATCTGTCTGCCAACCATCTGCTGGAGGAGGAATCGGGGGTCAGCCTGCACGAAGGATATCTGGATTATGTACGGGGCAATGCCACGCTGCGGGCCGGCCGCCAGATCATTATCTGGGGCCAGGCAGACGGCATTCGGATCGTGGACAATGTATCCCCCCTGGACTACTCCGAAACCATCACCCGGGACTTTGACGAAATGCGCATGGCCGTGGATGCCTTCAATTTCAAGTATGCATCCGGGTGGGGAGACCTGCAAATTCTGTGGATTCCGGTTTATAAATCCGGGGAACAGCCGTCCACGGACAGCCCCTGGTACCTGGGCGGCTATGGCGACAATACGGTGGCACCGGCCAACGAACCCGATGACCCGTTCAAAGACAGTGAACTGGCATTGCGGTATACCCGTTACCTGTCCGGCATGGACCTGGCCCTTTCCTATTTGTACGCCTGGAACGATTTCCCCTGTTACCAGCAGTCCGGTACTGTCCTGGAGCCGGTGTACGACCGGGTTCATATTCTGGGCGCAGAATTTTCAAAACCCTGGGGGGAATTTGTTTTCAGGGCAGAAGCGGCCTGGTTTGCGGGGAGCCTGGTCCAGGGATATGACAGCGATTATTTTACCGCACAAAAGGATCGTATCAAATGGCTCGCCGGTTTGGACTGGTACCCGGGAGGTGACTGGACCCTGTCCTGGCAGTATTCCCAGGACCATATCCTGAACGCCGGAACAAATCTGACCGAAAGCGGCTGTGCCAAAACAGCAACCATGAGCCTCTCAAAGGATCTGTTCAGGGAAAAGCTGACCCTGTCGGCCTTTGGATACATGGATGTTGACAAAAAGGACTATCTGGTCCGTCTGACCGGGGAATACCAGTTCATTGACAACCTGGAAATTTTTCTGGGGACAGACATTTTCGCAGGCGACCGGAAGGGAAGCTTTGGGCGGTATAAAGACAACACCCAGGCCTGGACAAAGATAAAGTATCATTTTTAAGGAATTGGATTTGATTATGATTAACATCAATAAAATCAACATGATAT is drawn from uncultured Desulfobacter sp. and contains these coding sequences:
- a CDS encoding outer membrane lipoprotein-sorting protein, translating into MLTSIEKPCDFCFLVCLSAAAIFSFTSLVCYVGSARAASLTGRDIMVMVDEAPDGDDRKSTIEMVLVNRRNKKRVRMMSSFSKDYGKDTKKLMAFKQPMDIKGTAFLSWEYDDPSQDDDKWLYMPALRKVRRISGASTNDYFMGSDFTYDDMGDRNVDEDDHTLLGEETLNGQACWKIKSIPKEDDSLYDEKIIWVSRAARKTIKAEYYDAQGLIKTFTVEDFHEHQGFWTIFKMKMENHREQHTTLMTLSDVTYNTGVDDGFFSVNTISRGHLR
- a CDS encoding DUF1302 family protein — its product is MISAVIFSLAVLLVQVLPGPRSLMAMDTEFSGFLETRHNVQVKSPNDILASETLARLELTAVQGGFTAFGAVNLSANHLLEEESGVSLHEGYLDYVRGNATLRAGRQIIIWGQADGIRIVDNVSPLDYSETITRDFDEMRMAVDAFNFKYASGWGDLQILWIPVYKSGEQPSTDSPWYLGGYGDNTVAPANEPDDPFKDSELALRYTRYLSGMDLALSYLYAWNDFPCYQQSGTVLEPVYDRVHILGAEFSKPWGEFVFRAEAAWFAGSLVQGYDSDYFTAQKDRIKWLAGLDWYPGGDWTLSWQYSQDHILNAGTNLTESGCAKTATMSLSKDLFREKLTLSAFGYMDVDKKDYLVRLTGEYQFIDNLEIFLGTDIFAGDRKGSFGRYKDNTQAWTKIKYHF